GCGCGGGAGGTTGTCCGTGAGGTCTCAGGCGGTGGCCCTGGGCCGGGCGTCCGCCGGTACGTGCGAGAGGACGAACTCCTCCACCAGCTGGAGCACCTGCTCGTAGCCGGCATCGCTGTGGGGCTCGTGGTAGCCGCCCGGGACCAGGTGCATCTTCTTGTCCGGGTAGGTGATCTTGTCGAAGACCTTGCGGGCGCCACGGGACGGGTTGACGGAGTCCTTCTCGCCGTGGAGCAGCAGCAGCGGGACGCGCCAGTCCGAGAGGTGGGAGTTGATCCACCCGCCCACCTTGAGGGCCGCGAAGGCCCAGCCCGCCGTGCATTGACGGTGGACCAGCGGATCCGCGAGGTAGGCGGCGACCACCGCCGGATCATTGCACATCGCCTCGGGCACCAGGTTCACCTTGAGCGGGTGCAGCGGACGGAGCTTGCCGAGCAGCAGCGAGGAGAGCACCAGGGTCGGTGTCACCACGGCGGACTCGAAGGGCGGGCCGCTGATGATCACCCCGCTCAACCCTTCCGGGTAGCGCAGGACGTACTCCATCCCGATGAGCCCGCCCATGCTGTGGGCATAGAGGAAGAGGGGCCGGCCGGACTCCCTCGAGGAGATCAGCGCCAGGAAGGCCTTCACGTCCTCGATGTACTCCGACCACGACATCAGGTGCCCACGCGGCCCCGGGGAGCGGCCGTGGCCCCGGAGGTCGAGCGCGTACACCGCATGCCCCCGGGCGACGAAGTGGTTGACGATGTTCTGGAAACGGCCACTGTGCTCGCCAATCCCGTGGACGATGGCGAGCGCCGTCCGGGGCTCCCCATGGGTGGGGAGCCACCGCTGGTAGTACAGCTTCAACCCACCCGCGCTCTCGAAGGTACCCTCTGCGTGATTCATGCGGGGCATCCTAGGCGGAGGGGTTCCTCCCCGGGAATGGGCGGCCAGGCGCCTCCCGGGCCCCTCACGTCGCGGGTTTCACTCCGCGAATCACCAGACCCGTCATCACCCCGAAGAAGCACCCGGTACGCTCGGCCTCCTCCATGAACCGGAGCCACTCCTCGACCTCCGAGCGCGTCGCCACGCCCGCCTGGATGGCCTTGTCAAGCACCGCGCGCAGCCCGAACGTCTCCAGGTGGGGGAGGAACCAGGAGGCGGACACCGGGGTGACCGTCACGTCGGTGAGGCCCTGGGCGTGGAACAGGCTCGGCAGCTGCCGGCCGATCCAGGGGTTGCGGAGCTGATCGGTCCAGAAGTGGATCAGCTTGCGGACCACGGCGCGGTCGGGCCCGTTGAGGATCCAGCTGTCGAACTCCGGCTCGAAGAGCAGCACCGTCCCGCCCGGCCGCGTCAGCCGCACCAGCTCGCTGAGCGCCTGGCAGGGATCATCCAGGTACATGAAGACCCGGGAGCTGCGGCACGCGTCGAAGCTCCAGTCCGGGAAGTCCAGATGGTGGATGTCTCCCACCCGGAATTCCACTGGGAGTGCGGGGTCCTCCGTGCGCCGACGGGACTCGGCCACCATGCTCTCGCTCAGGTCGACCCCCACCACCCGACCCGTCTTGCCCACCAGCTTCGCCACCTCCCGGGTGACCTCTCCCAGACCACAACCGGCATCAAGGACTTGAGACCCTTCGCTCACACCCAGAAGTCGATGGGTGAGCCGTTGGATCTCCTGCACCTGCTGGGTGTTGTTCAATCCATCCAGGAAGCGGACCGCGCTCTTGGGGGCCTCGGTGCGATCGATGTTGTGGAAACTCAGGGCCAGGTTCGAGTTCTCTCCCACGGGCACTCACTCCTTGTGCTCTTGTGTCTTCCGCGCCCGTCAGGGTCGAGCCCCCCTGCCAGGGACCTCCTCGTTGGGAGTGTCCTGGCGTCTCGTACGCCGCCGCGGTTGAGTTGGATTGTCATCACAGACCGCCGCTGGATCATTTCAGCCTCAACGAGATTCCAGCGAGCCGTGAAACATGGCGAAGAAATAAGGAATTTTTTCAGGACCGCTCGCCTGCTTCGCACGAGCGCCAGGGAAACGATCTGAAGCGTTGATTGGAGGACTGAGGACTGCTTCTGCTCTGTGAAGTGGGCAATATGGTAGTGCGGGGTACACCCATGGCCCACCCTCCTCGCTTCGGCCGCTCGCTGGCCCACAAGGCCCGCCAGCGCACGCCGGGCCACCACTACAACGCGAGCTTCCTGTCGGCGGCGGATCGCGCGGAGATCCTCGCCTGGCTCAGTACCCTGCACCCCCTGTGGGAGGAGCGCTACTCCAAGCATTTCCCGCCTCCACCCGGGCAGTCGCAGCGACGGCTGCTGCGCCCGGTGTACTGGCTGGGCAACTGGCAGTTCGCCTGCCTCGACTACTACCGACCCCCGAAGGGAGTGAAGGATCGCTG
This is a stretch of genomic DNA from Archangium violaceum. It encodes these proteins:
- a CDS encoding alpha/beta hydrolase gives rise to the protein MNHAEGTFESAGGLKLYYQRWLPTHGEPRTALAIVHGIGEHSGRFQNIVNHFVARGHAVYALDLRGHGRSPGPRGHLMSWSEYIEDVKAFLALISSRESGRPLFLYAHSMGGLIGMEYVLRYPEGLSGVIISGPPFESAVVTPTLVLSSLLLGKLRPLHPLKVNLVPEAMCNDPAVVAAYLADPLVHRQCTAGWAFAALKVGGWINSHLSDWRVPLLLLHGEKDSVNPSRGARKVFDKITYPDKKMHLVPGGYHEPHSDAGYEQVLQLVEEFVLSHVPADARPRATA
- a CDS encoding methyltransferase domain-containing protein, with translation MGENSNLALSFHNIDRTEAPKSAVRFLDGLNNTQQVQEIQRLTHRLLGVSEGSQVLDAGCGLGEVTREVAKLVGKTGRVVGVDLSESMVAESRRRTEDPALPVEFRVGDIHHLDFPDWSFDACRSSRVFMYLDDPCQALSELVRLTRPGGTVLLFEPEFDSWILNGPDRAVVRKLIHFWTDQLRNPWIGRQLPSLFHAQGLTDVTVTPVSASWFLPHLETFGLRAVLDKAIQAGVATRSEVEEWLRFMEEAERTGCFFGVMTGLVIRGVKPAT